The DNA segment ATGCAATCAAACTACATTTGTTTCCGTTTTTACTTGTTAGGAAAGCCTGGAAATGGATTTCTGCCCAAGAAGGTGGTTCCATAACCACTTGGGATATCTTAGTTGATAAATTTCTAAAGAAACATATTTTAGCTTCTAAGATTAACAAGTTGAGATATAAAATCCTTTTCATCGATTGGATGGGGAGTCGTTTACTGAAGAATGGGACCGATACAACGAGATCATACGAAAATGTTCTAATCATGGATTAGAGTCGTGGTTTGTCTGCCAAAACCTTTTATGACGGTATGTATTCAAAATTTAGGCAAACCCTAGATACAATTGCTAAGGGAGTTTTTGCAAACTTGACGCTAattgttgttttcgcacttatgGATAAGTTAGCTGCAAATGACTATGCACCCTCACGAGTATCTAGACTGAGGAAGAATGCAGGACTACACCAGGTGGAGGATGATGTCGTCTTGCAGGCAAGGGTAGAAGCTTTAACTATTAAGATGGGAAAGTTTCTTGCTCAGAAAGAAGGAGATGTAGACGTGAAATGTACAACATGAGGAGGGGAGCATAAAGTGGTGGTGTGCCCATTTGAATCTATTGAGGAAGCATCATGAATTAATAGTCAAGGAAGATTTCAAAATAGTCCCTATAGTCGAACTTATAATCATGCTTGGAGGAGCCATCCAAACTTTAGCTGGAGAAATTCTTCAACTTTCGCTCCACCAGGAGTTACTCAAAGAGATGCAGCTGAGGACACGAAGCCTGACCTATAAGAGATAATGAAGAAATACATTGAAGCTACTAATGTTCGGATGAGCAACACTAAAGAAGAGTTGAAGCTACAAAAAGTTTCATTACAAAACATTGAGAAA comes from the Helianthus annuus cultivar XRQ/B chromosome 4, HanXRQr2.0-SUNRISE, whole genome shotgun sequence genome and includes:
- the LOC110933351 gene encoding uncharacterized protein LOC110933351; the protein is MGESDTEQSISHHIRPSTIVPSNITRPATHTETFQIPPQFINLNLISCQFSGLEDEDPNAHIGIFLQSCDTFKFKDVSPYAIKLHLFPFLLVRKAWKWISAQEGGSITTWDILVDKFLKKHILASKINKLRYKILFIDWMGSRLLKNGTDTTRSYENVLIMD